A genomic stretch from Octopus sinensis linkage group LG14, ASM634580v1, whole genome shotgun sequence includes:
- the LOC118766060 gene encoding uncharacterized protein LOC118766060 — protein MSTLSSTTDCGHGWSVSNAGHYEDLSDLCRYQGDCTWNTRNQLPHTLNRSRGDNNGCNSEPNVDMNTSCCPDQIPLTITGTTSNIIEQPPSVAMAICIPPLPSVPKVTTLPKVP, from the exons ATGTCAACATTGTCATCTACCACGGACTGTGGTCATGGATGGAGTGTCAGCAATGCTGGACACTATGAAGATCTATCAG ATCTGTGTCGCTACCAAGGTGATTGCACATGGAATACGAGAAACCAATTACCACACACACTGAACAGATCAAGGGGAGATAACAATGGATGTAACTCTGAACCTAATGTTGACATGAACACTTCCTGTTGCCCTGACCAAATACCTTTGACTATAACAGGTACCACATCTAACATAATTGAACAACCACCTTCAGTAGCAATGGCAATCTGTATACCACCTCTACCATCTGTACCTAAGGTGACAACACTACCAAAAGTACCTTGA